One genomic window of Terriglobales bacterium includes the following:
- the hybB gene encoding Ni/Fe-hydrogenase cytochrome b subunit gives MKQRLMKFTFWKVVFLFIMAMGAYATVLRFAYGLGASTNLSDEFPWGLWIGFDVLCGVMLAAGGFTLMAAVHVFNLERFKPIIRPTVLTAFLGYVLVCVALMYDLGRYYRIWHPLVMRNPHSVMFEVAYCVMLYTTVLALEFAPIVFEKFRMSKALRIMHAVSIPLVCVGVILSTLHQSSLGTLYLIMPNKLHPFWYSPLLPVFFFLSAIGVGLAMTIFESSLSSKYFHRQLEMPLLSELGRILVVVLMIYGVIRTQDLYHRGVLKLLLVPSYERPFFLVEALLTAVPIALLLSKRVRASAGGLYLSAVLALLGFITNRLNVSITGIEGSAGMHYVPKWTEMAVTAAIIAAGFALFGAAAKYLPIFPEEQPAPATLPAAAVRSVALAEEVVPGD, from the coding sequence ATGAAGCAGAGACTGATGAAGTTCACCTTCTGGAAGGTTGTTTTCCTGTTCATCATGGCCATGGGCGCCTATGCCACCGTGCTGCGTTTCGCCTACGGCCTGGGCGCCTCCACCAACCTCAGCGACGAGTTTCCCTGGGGCCTTTGGATCGGCTTCGACGTCCTCTGCGGCGTCATGCTGGCCGCCGGCGGCTTCACCCTCATGGCCGCCGTCCATGTCTTCAACCTCGAACGCTTCAAGCCCATCATCCGGCCCACTGTTCTTACCGCATTCTTAGGTTACGTGCTGGTCTGTGTCGCCTTGATGTATGACCTCGGACGCTACTACCGCATCTGGCACCCGCTCGTCATGCGCAATCCGCATTCCGTGATGTTCGAGGTGGCCTACTGCGTCATGCTCTACACCACGGTGCTGGCGCTGGAATTCGCGCCCATCGTGTTCGAGAAGTTCCGCATGTCGAAGGCGCTGCGCATCATGCACGCCGTCAGCATCCCTCTGGTGTGCGTGGGCGTGATCCTCTCCACCCTGCACCAGTCCTCGCTGGGCACGCTCTACCTGATCATGCCCAACAAGCTGCACCCCTTCTGGTACAGCCCGCTGCTTCCGGTCTTCTTCTTCCTCTCGGCGATCGGCGTCGGGCTGGCCATGACCATCTTCGAAAGCAGCCTGAGCTCCAAGTATTTTCACCGTCAATTGGAGATGCCGTTGCTGTCGGAACTGGGCCGCATCCTGGTGGTGGTGCTGATGATCTACGGTGTTATCCGCACTCAGGACCTGTACCACCGGGGCGTCCTCAAGCTGTTGCTGGTCCCCAGTTATGAGCGCCCCTTCTTTCTGGTCGAGGCCCTGCTGACCGCCGTTCCCATCGCGCTGCTGCTCTCCAAGCGCGTGCGCGCCAGCGCGGGCGGGCTTTACCTGTCGGCGGTGCTGGCTCTGCTGGGTTTCATCACCAACCGGCTGAACGTGAGCATCACCGGCATCGAAGGATCGGCCGGCATGCATTACGTCCCCAAGTGGACGGAAATGGCGGTGACCGCGGCCATCATCGCGGCGGGATTCGCCCTGTTCGGCGCCGCCGCCAAGTACTTGCCCATCTTCCCCGAGGAGCAGCCAGCGCCGGCGACGCTGCCGGCGGCGGCAGTGCGCTCGGTGGCTCTAGCCGAGGAAGTGGTTCCGGGAGACTGA
- a CDS encoding tetratricopeptide repeat protein codes for MKRAIHLGLVVLLLCSGSVAQHLPGASQTLVILPFENASKAPGIEWIGESFPEVLGQRMSIPSLIMYSRSDRMAAFERLGVPLSLRPSRATAYRIAEEMDVDYLVMGRYTFDGQTFTASAQLLDMGKLRLHPEVQESGPLVKLIDIQTALAWDVMRLLNPMLVTSRNGFVKASQPIRLDALEAYVRAMIAGPGPERARQLLAAIRLKPDYYEAILELGKTYFEQREFEQAARWLAKIPKSDASAKEANFFLGLSDYYLGQYEAAEGAFAFVASRLPLTEVYNNLGVVASRRGQKDAVGYFERAVEADPADADYRYNLAAALYRAGDRAGAAKQAREALALRPYDSEAKAVLDLATNDAPPQSPGPRGGRTPAARVPLERIKRNYEEASFRQLSQEIENVAELRMAKQPPRVHATYHIERGRELLGRGFVGEAEHEFREAISLDQNNGAAHAGLATVLEATGDVAGARNEARASVRIQPSAEAYLVLARLDLRDNNPAAALQAIGRALALEPDNASAAALQRTVQAKLAEKGQR; via the coding sequence TTGAAGCGGGCCATTCATCTGGGGCTGGTCGTTCTCCTGCTCTGCAGCGGGTCGGTAGCGCAGCATCTTCCTGGCGCCAGCCAGACCCTGGTGATCCTGCCGTTCGAGAATGCCTCCAAGGCGCCAGGGATCGAATGGATCGGCGAGTCGTTCCCCGAGGTCCTGGGCCAGCGCATGTCGATCCCCTCGCTGATCATGTACTCCCGCTCAGACCGCATGGCCGCCTTCGAGCGGCTGGGCGTGCCGCTGAGCCTGCGGCCCTCACGCGCCACCGCCTACCGCATCGCCGAGGAGATGGACGTGGACTACCTGGTGATGGGGCGCTATACCTTCGACGGACAGACGTTCACCGCCAGCGCCCAACTGCTCGACATGGGCAAGCTGCGGCTCCATCCCGAGGTCCAGGAATCGGGGCCGTTGGTCAAGCTCATCGACATCCAGACCGCGCTCGCCTGGGACGTGATGCGGCTGCTGAACCCGATGCTGGTGACCTCGAGGAACGGATTCGTGAAGGCGTCGCAGCCCATCCGCCTGGACGCGCTGGAGGCCTACGTGCGGGCCATGATTGCCGGGCCGGGGCCGGAGCGGGCCCGCCAACTGCTCGCCGCCATCCGCCTCAAGCCCGATTACTACGAGGCCATCCTCGAACTGGGAAAGACGTATTTCGAACAGCGCGAGTTCGAGCAAGCCGCCCGCTGGCTGGCCAAGATCCCAAAGAGCGACGCCAGCGCCAAGGAGGCGAATTTCTTCCTCGGCCTCTCAGACTACTATCTGGGGCAGTACGAGGCGGCGGAGGGCGCTTTCGCATTCGTGGCGTCGCGCCTTCCCTTGACCGAGGTGTACAACAATCTCGGGGTGGTGGCCAGCCGGCGGGGTCAGAAGGATGCGGTCGGGTATTTCGAACGTGCGGTGGAGGCCGACCCGGCGGACGCCGATTACCGCTACAACCTGGCGGCTGCGCTCTACCGGGCCGGTGACCGGGCGGGAGCGGCGAAGCAGGCGCGCGAGGCGCTGGCGCTGCGTCCCTACGACAGCGAGGCCAAGGCCGTGCTGGACCTGGCCACCAACGATGCCCCGCCCCAGTCCCCCGGTCCGCGCGGCGGGCGCACGCCGGCGGCGAGGGTCCCGCTGGAACGCATCAAGCGCAACTACGAGGAAGCCTCGTTCCGGCAGCTTTCCCAGGAGATCGAGAACGTGGCCGAGCTGCGCATGGCCAAGCAGCCCCCGCGGGTGCACGCGACCTATCACATCGAGCGGGGACGGGAGCTGCTGGGGCGGGGGTTCGTGGGCGAGGCCGAACACGAGTTCCGCGAAGCCATCTCGCTCGACCAGAATAACGGGGCGGCGCACGCCGGGCTGGCGACAGTGCTGGAGGCGACCGGGGACGTGGCGGGGGCGCGCAATGAGGCGCGCGCCTCGGTGCGCATACAGCCCTCGGCCGAAGCTTATCTGGTGCTGGCCCGGCTCGACCTGCGCGACAATAATCCTGCGGCCGCCTTGCAGGCGATCGGCCGCGCCCTGGCGCTGGAACCGGACAATGCTTCGGCGGCGGCTTTGCAGCGCACGGTGCAAGCCAAGCTGGCGGAGAAGGGCCAGCGGTAA
- a CDS encoding 4Fe-4S dicluster domain-containing protein encodes MSKAILYDATLCIGCKACEQACAERNKLPYNETIAAEEKQSAHKFTVVLARNDKFMRRLCMNCNDPSCASVCPVAALRKTADGPVIYEEARCMGCRYCMAACPFGVPKYEWSKALPAVKKCDMCSDRLAAGKVTACTEACPTGATKFGTRDELLAEAHERIRQNPGNYVNHVYGETEVGGTSVLMLSSVAFEGFGFRTDLVHEPLPMFTFRVLSRIPDLVGLGSVLLGGIWWITHRREEVAAREAAAKNHKEVR; translated from the coding sequence ATGAGCAAGGCGATCCTGTACGACGCCACCCTGTGCATCGGCTGCAAGGCCTGCGAGCAGGCCTGCGCCGAACGCAATAAGCTCCCTTACAACGAGACCATCGCCGCCGAAGAGAAGCAGTCGGCGCACAAGTTCACCGTCGTCCTCGCCAGGAACGACAAGTTCATGCGCCGCCTGTGCATGAACTGCAACGATCCCAGCTGCGCTTCGGTCTGCCCGGTCGCCGCCCTGCGCAAGACCGCCGACGGCCCGGTGATCTACGAAGAGGCCCGCTGCATGGGCTGTCGCTATTGCATGGCGGCCTGCCCCTTCGGTGTCCCCAAGTACGAGTGGAGCAAGGCCCTGCCGGCGGTGAAGAAGTGCGACATGTGCTCCGACCGGCTGGCGGCGGGCAAGGTGACCGCCTGCACCGAGGCCTGTCCCACCGGGGCCACCAAGTTCGGCACGCGCGACGAGCTGTTGGCGGAAGCCCACGAGCGCATCCGGCAGAACCCGGGCAATTACGTCAATCACGTGTATGGGGAGACCGAGGTCGGCGGTACCAGCGTGCTCATGCTCTCCTCGGTCGCCTTCGAGGGCTTTGGCTTCCGCACCGACCTGGTCCACGAGCCGTTGCCCATGTTCACCTTCCGCGTGCTCTCCCGCATTCCCGACCTGGTGGGACTGGGCAGCGTTCTGCTGGGAGGCATCTGGTGGATCACCCACCGCCGCGAAGAGGTCGCCGCTCGCGAAGCCGCGGCCAAGAACCACAAGGAGGTGCGCTAG
- a CDS encoding slipin family protein — protein sequence MPGFGVVVIVIVGLYILSSIKILAEYERGVIFRLGRLLAEAKGPGIILVFAPVDRMVRISLRQEALEVPPQDIITRDNVTLKVNAVIFLRVIDSNKAVVQVSNYLYQTSQFAQTTLRSVLGEVELDQLLSHRDMLNTRIQSILDTHTAPWGVKVVNVEVKQVDLPESMLRAMAKQAEAEREKRAKVIHAEGEFAAAQRLVEAAHLLATEPIALQLRYLQTLTEIGVEKNTTIVFPVPIDIIGNIQKLLEQSLGKPKS from the coding sequence ATGCCGGGCTTCGGCGTGGTTGTCATCGTCATCGTCGGCTTATACATACTGAGTTCGATCAAGATCCTGGCGGAATACGAGCGCGGCGTCATCTTCCGGCTGGGCCGCCTGCTGGCGGAGGCGAAGGGCCCGGGAATCATCCTGGTGTTCGCTCCCGTGGATCGCATGGTGCGCATCTCGCTGCGGCAGGAGGCGCTGGAGGTCCCGCCCCAGGACATCATCACCCGCGACAACGTGACCCTGAAGGTCAACGCCGTCATCTTCCTGCGCGTGATCGACTCCAACAAGGCGGTGGTGCAGGTCTCGAACTATCTCTACCAGACCTCGCAGTTCGCCCAGACCACCCTGCGCTCGGTGCTGGGCGAGGTCGAGTTGGACCAGTTGCTCTCCCACCGCGACATGCTGAACACGCGCATCCAGAGCATCCTGGACACGCACACCGCGCCCTGGGGCGTGAAGGTGGTGAACGTCGAGGTCAAGCAGGTGGACCTACCGGAATCCATGCTGCGGGCCATGGCGAAGCAGGCCGAAGCGGAGCGCGAGAAGCGCGCCAAGGTGATCCACGCGGAGGGCGAGTTCGCGGCGGCGCAGCGCCTAGTGGAGGCGGCGCACCTCCTCGCGACCGAGCCCATCGCGCTGCAACTGCGCTACCTGCAGACGCTCACCGAGATCGGGGTGGAGAAGAACACCACCATCGTCTTCCCGGTGCCGATCGACATCATCGGCAATATCCAGAAGCTGCTGGAACAATCGCTGGGTAAACCGAAGTCATAG
- a CDS encoding nodulation protein NfeD, translating to MRRTTKNLLVAIFLFLLSSPLAADVVKIVVDDMIHPITDEYIGRALEFAKQRKAEAVLIQLRTPGGLVDSTRSIIEKIEASPVPVIVYVAPSGSRAASAGFFILESADVAAMAPGTNTGAAHPVAFSPFMTEAKQDDVMKTKVENDTAAWMRSFVSKRGRNVEAAESAVRQSKSWTEQEALKEHLIDYVAPNEAELLKLLDGKTVTRFNGTTAVLHTAGQAVVEYDMSLKQRILAWMMDPNVAFIIFAIGMLALYVEFNHPGAVAPGVVGFICILLALFALNILPTRFAALALIVGAFVLFALEAKFQSHGVLAVGGIALMVLGAMLLVDGPIPEMRVKLVTALAVSIPLAGITVFLMTLVLRARRNKVVTGEQGLVGTVGVVRSPLTPQGKVFVNGELWDAYSTAPVQLGEQVRVVRVDGLALEVEPVRHEAAQPARA from the coding sequence ATGAGGCGCACCACAAAGAACCTACTTGTTGCCATCTTTCTTTTCCTCCTCTCCTCCCCGTTAGCGGCGGACGTGGTGAAGATCGTGGTGGACGACATGATCCACCCCATCACCGACGAGTACATCGGGCGGGCGCTGGAATTCGCCAAGCAGCGCAAAGCGGAGGCGGTCCTGATCCAGCTGCGAACGCCGGGCGGCCTGGTGGACTCCACCCGCTCCATCATCGAGAAGATCGAAGCGTCCCCGGTGCCGGTGATCGTTTATGTCGCGCCCAGCGGGAGCCGGGCAGCGTCGGCGGGCTTCTTCATCCTGGAGTCAGCGGACGTAGCGGCGATGGCTCCAGGCACCAACACCGGGGCGGCGCACCCGGTCGCTTTTTCTCCGTTCATGACCGAAGCGAAACAGGATGATGTGATGAAAACGAAGGTCGAGAACGATACTGCTGCCTGGATGCGGTCGTTCGTCTCCAAACGGGGGCGCAACGTGGAGGCGGCGGAGAGCGCGGTGCGGCAGTCGAAGTCCTGGACCGAACAGGAGGCGCTCAAGGAACATCTCATAGACTACGTCGCACCGAACGAGGCGGAGTTGCTCAAGCTACTGGACGGCAAGACCGTCACCCGCTTCAACGGCACGACGGCCGTGCTCCATACCGCGGGCCAGGCGGTGGTCGAGTACGACATGTCGCTGAAGCAGCGCATCCTGGCCTGGATGATGGACCCCAACGTGGCCTTCATCATTTTTGCCATCGGCATGCTGGCCCTGTACGTGGAGTTCAACCATCCCGGCGCGGTGGCGCCCGGAGTGGTGGGGTTCATCTGCATCCTGCTGGCGCTGTTCGCGCTCAACATCCTGCCGACAAGGTTTGCGGCGCTGGCCCTGATCGTGGGCGCGTTCGTGCTGTTCGCGCTCGAAGCCAAGTTCCAATCGCACGGCGTGCTGGCGGTGGGCGGCATCGCCCTGATGGTGCTCGGGGCCATGCTGCTGGTGGACGGACCTATCCCGGAGATGCGGGTCAAGCTGGTGACCGCGCTGGCGGTCAGCATCCCGCTGGCAGGGATCACCGTTTTCCTGATGACTCTGGTGCTGCGAGCGCGACGAAACAAGGTGGTGACCGGCGAGCAGGGACTGGTGGGGACGGTGGGCGTGGTGCGCAGCCCGCTGACACCCCAAGGCAAGGTCTTCGTCAACGGCGAGCTCTGGGACGCCTATTCGACTGCGCCCGTACAGCTCGGTGAGCAGGTGCGGGTGGTGCGGGTGGACGGCCTGGCCCTGGAGGTCGAGCCGGTACGGCACGAGGCGGCGCAGCCGGCCAGAGCATAG
- a CDS encoding ATP-binding protein gives MAHPPPIRLPADRETPGASPPGAPGYRRFRRLTQSLSAKLVVVLLIAMVAIFSLLGYLNIRLHRKHLEQFTLANAERISDVIKRSTEYHMLHNNRVALYEQIRTTGAEPGILRIRIFNQEGRISFSTDDREVNKYVDKSAEACYACHAKAQPLARLDRPDRFRIFRPNGERVLGIITPIENKPSCSNAECHAHPAEQKILGVLDTDLSLAPVDRQIAQDTRQMAGYTFVGVAVVVILTGVFVWRLVHIPVKSLKVGTERLGKGQLGYQITVGSRDELGELAESFNRMSRDLREAREEVTSWTHTLEERVEEKTRELKRANDHALQVEKMASIGKLAATVAHEINNPLAGILTYSKLLRKWAGHTPWKEERRKEVCGALELIESESRRCGDIVKNLLTFSRSAPMNLEWVSLNPIVDRCLRLVKHQLELGNITLNAELAPDLPNVECDAAQMEQLVLALVLNAIDAMPRGGTLAVRTRLVPEHAKVLLQVQDDGTGISPEARANLFEPFYTTKDRGTGLGLAISKGIADRHRGHIEVESEPGKGSTFSVTLPLDGVLGAQPKPPEAVAAKE, from the coding sequence GTGGCGCACCCCCCCCCAATCCGTCTCCCCGCCGATCGAGAGACCCCCGGCGCGTCGCCCCCCGGCGCGCCGGGGTATCGGCGCTTCCGCCGGCTGACCCAGAGCTTGAGCGCGAAGCTGGTCGTGGTCCTGCTGATCGCCATGGTGGCGATCTTTTCGCTTTTGGGCTATCTCAACATCCGCCTCCACCGCAAGCACCTGGAGCAGTTCACGCTGGCCAACGCGGAGCGCATCAGCGACGTCATCAAGCGCAGCACCGAGTATCACATGTTGCACAACAACCGGGTGGCGCTCTACGAGCAGATCCGCACCACCGGCGCCGAGCCCGGCATCCTGCGCATCCGCATTTTCAACCAGGAAGGGCGCATCAGCTTCTCCACCGACGACCGGGAAGTGAACAAGTACGTCGATAAGAGCGCCGAGGCCTGTTACGCCTGCCACGCCAAGGCCCAGCCGCTGGCCCGTCTCGACCGTCCCGACCGCTTCCGCATCTTCCGGCCGAATGGGGAGCGCGTTCTGGGAATCATCACGCCCATCGAGAACAAGCCCTCGTGTTCCAACGCCGAATGCCATGCCCACCCCGCCGAACAGAAGATCTTGGGCGTGCTCGACACCGACCTCTCGCTGGCGCCCGTCGACCGCCAGATCGCCCAGGATACCCGGCAGATGGCCGGATACACCTTCGTTGGCGTCGCGGTCGTCGTCATCCTGACCGGCGTCTTCGTCTGGAGGCTGGTCCACATTCCAGTCAAGTCCTTGAAGGTTGGCACGGAGCGCCTGGGCAAGGGACAGCTGGGATATCAGATCACGGTCGGCTCCCGCGACGAGCTGGGCGAGCTGGCCGAGTCATTCAACCGCATGAGCCGCGACCTCCGTGAGGCCCGGGAAGAGGTCACCTCCTGGACCCACACCCTCGAGGAGCGGGTGGAGGAAAAGACCCGCGAGCTCAAGCGCGCCAACGATCACGCCTTGCAAGTGGAGAAGATGGCCTCCATCGGCAAGCTGGCGGCCACCGTCGCCCACGAGATCAACAACCCGCTGGCCGGCATCCTCACCTACTCCAAGCTGCTGCGCAAGTGGGCCGGCCACACTCCCTGGAAGGAAGAACGCCGCAAGGAGGTTTGCGGCGCCCTGGAGCTGATCGAATCGGAGAGCCGCCGCTGCGGCGACATCGTCAAGAACCTGCTCACCTTCTCCCGCTCCGCCCCCATGAACCTGGAATGGGTGTCGTTGAACCCCATCGTGGACCGCTGCCTGCGTCTGGTGAAGCACCAGTTAGAGCTGGGCAACATCACCCTCAACGCCGAGCTGGCCCCCGACCTGCCGAACGTGGAATGCGACGCCGCCCAGATGGAGCAGCTGGTGCTCGCGCTGGTGCTGAACGCCATCGATGCCATGCCGCGTGGCGGCACGCTGGCCGTCCGCACCCGACTGGTGCCGGAGCACGCCAAGGTCCTGCTTCAGGTTCAGGACGACGGCACCGGCATCTCCCCCGAAGCGCGGGCCAACCTCTTCGAGCCTTTTTACACCACCAAGGACCGCGGCACCGGATTGGGGCTGGCCATCAGCAAGGGCATCGCCGATCGTCACCGCGGCCACATCGAGGTCGAGTCCGAGCCCGGCAAGGGCTCGACCTTCAGCGTCACGCTTCCGCTCGACGGAGTGCTGGGGGCGCAGCCCAAGCCGCCTGAAGCGGTGGCCGCAAAGGAGTGA
- a CDS encoding SPOR domain-containing protein yields the protein MPEQDVEVTLGTGKLLGLFFGMVVVCAIFFGLGYSMGKNATPAGSLITDGGPSVVQAGPKPTPARTPPTAASTDAGAPPTAPSQADLTFYKSTEQKEVAAKLTPAAEAKAPPSAAPATPAAAPKQAPAPEMHSGAGYVVQVAAVAKQEDAEALADALRKKSYPVFVMNTANDKLIRVQIGPFAELRQAEDMKAKLAGDGYNAIVKK from the coding sequence ATGCCGGAACAAGACGTGGAGGTAACCTTGGGCACAGGAAAACTGCTGGGACTGTTCTTCGGGATGGTGGTGGTCTGCGCCATCTTCTTCGGCCTGGGATACTCGATGGGCAAGAATGCGACGCCCGCGGGATCGCTGATCACGGACGGCGGACCGTCGGTGGTGCAGGCGGGCCCGAAGCCGACCCCGGCCCGCACCCCGCCGACTGCGGCATCCACGGACGCTGGCGCGCCCCCGACGGCGCCCAGTCAGGCCGACCTCACCTTCTACAAGTCCACGGAGCAGAAAGAGGTCGCCGCCAAGCTGACGCCGGCCGCTGAGGCCAAGGCTCCACCGTCCGCTGCGCCCGCCACGCCAGCCGCGGCTCCCAAGCAGGCGCCCGCTCCCGAGATGCATTCCGGGGCCGGCTACGTGGTGCAGGTGGCGGCGGTCGCCAAACAGGAAGACGCGGAAGCCCTGGCCGACGCCCTGCGCAAGAAGAGCTATCCGGTATTCGTGATGAACACCGCCAATGACAAGCTGATCCGGGTGCAGATCGGGCCCTTCGCCGAACTCCGGCAAGCCGAAGACATGAAGGCGAAGCTGGCGGGCGACGGATACAACGCAATCGTAAAGAAGTAG
- a CDS encoding glycine cleavage system protein H, with protein MTVILVLATFIAFLIVDYFYSKRMLRPAVQPMLATAAGRRPQPNIVSGFLLPEGLRYHPGHTWAQSEGPKLVRTGLDDFAARLVGKVEKITLPQRGQWVRQGQKIVTLHRNGIATDLVSPVEGVVTEINDGAAADPERARRDPYGEGWLVAVEAPDAKLNFRNLLSGDLARWWMEEAAARLRKHLPMAEGAMADGGMAIDDLGGQLPDLDWGKVTREFFLS; from the coding sequence ATGACCGTCATTCTCGTACTCGCGACCTTCATCGCCTTCCTCATCGTCGACTACTTCTACAGCAAGCGCATGCTGCGCCCGGCGGTGCAGCCCATGCTGGCGACCGCGGCCGGACGCCGGCCGCAACCCAATATCGTCTCTGGATTCCTGCTCCCCGAGGGCCTGCGCTACCACCCCGGCCACACCTGGGCACAGAGTGAAGGCCCGAAGCTGGTCCGGACCGGCCTCGACGACTTCGCCGCCCGGCTGGTGGGCAAAGTGGAGAAGATCACGCTGCCACAGCGCGGACAATGGGTCCGCCAGGGACAGAAGATCGTCACCCTGCATCGCAACGGGATCGCCACCGACCTGGTGTCGCCGGTGGAAGGTGTCGTGACCGAGATCAACGATGGAGCGGCCGCCGATCCCGAGCGCGCCCGCCGCGATCCCTACGGCGAAGGCTGGCTGGTGGCGGTCGAAGCCCCCGATGCCAAGCTCAACTTCCGCAACTTGCTCTCCGGCGACCTCGCCCGCTGGTGGATGGAAGAAGCCGCGGCGCGGCTGCGCAAGCACCTGCCCATGGCGGAGGGCGCCATGGCCGATGGCGGCATGGCCATCGACGATCTGGGTGGCCAGCTCCCCGACCTGGATTGGGGCAAGGTCACCCGCGAATTCTTCCTGAGCTGA
- a CDS encoding sulfite oxidase-like oxidoreductase, which produces MKEAHRLPPGQAATLKWPVLHYGSVPGFDPATWDFKVWGLVAGPVKLAWDGFNKLPRTQVTSDFHCVTRWSRFDNRWEGVSFREILRLARPKPEARCVLVHAEQGFTANVPLADLDRPNVLFATHHDGQALSPEHGYPLRLIVPHLYAWKSVKWVRGLEFLENDAPGFWEQNGYHMYGDPWKEQRFDTD; this is translated from the coding sequence ATGAAGGAGGCGCATCGCCTGCCTCCCGGTCAGGCGGCCACGCTCAAGTGGCCGGTGCTGCATTACGGCTCGGTGCCCGGTTTCGATCCCGCCACCTGGGATTTCAAGGTCTGGGGCCTGGTCGCGGGCCCGGTGAAACTCGCCTGGGATGGATTCAACAAGCTCCCCCGGACCCAGGTGACCTCCGACTTCCACTGCGTCACCCGCTGGAGCCGCTTCGACAATCGCTGGGAGGGCGTGTCCTTTCGCGAGATCTTGCGCCTGGCGCGGCCGAAACCCGAAGCCAGGTGCGTCCTGGTCCACGCCGAACAGGGCTTCACGGCCAACGTTCCGCTCGCCGATCTCGACCGTCCCAATGTCCTCTTCGCTACCCATCACGACGGGCAAGCGCTCAGCCCCGAGCATGGATACCCGCTGCGCCTCATCGTTCCCCATCTGTACGCCTGGAAGTCGGTGAAGTGGGTCCGGGGCCTGGAGTTCCTGGAGAACGACGCGCCCGGTTTCTGGGAGCAGAACGGCTACCACATGTACGGAGATCCGTGGAAGGAACAGCGCTTCGATACGGATTAG
- the ftcD gene encoding glutamate formimidoyltransferase: MSLVECVPNFSEGRDKAKVDAIVAAMKLPGVFLLDREMDADHNRCVITIVGDRDAIAEAAIRGVGKAAALIDLTRHQGAHPRLGAADVVPFIPIEGVTIDDCVTIARKVGEEIWKRYQIPVYFYEAAATTPERTNLENIRRGQFEGIRDEIATNPARKPDVGEPRVHPTAGATVVGARKFLIAYNIYLNTPDVEIAKKVAKAIRFSTGGLRYVKAAGFPVRGLAQVSMNLTDFEQTPVARVFEFVKREAARYGVMPLSSEIVGLIPKKALEQAAEWFLQVENFDSSLILENRLAAIMGGKMAVGGLRGGVEPFVEQLAAPTATPGGGSASAAAGAMAAGLAHMVAAMSRGKKNYLQYDRELGEAIARLSQLREELKAAIDADAASYDSVVKAYKAAKESPNGDSAINAALRQATNVPLSVAERSAEVGRITGSLKAITNPKMASDLTVAAALSRAAVEGALANVDINLESLTDHEFVSETRRKTAALKPA; this comes from the coding sequence ATGTCTCTCGTCGAATGTGTCCCCAACTTCTCCGAAGGCCGCGACAAAGCCAAGGTTGACGCCATTGTCGCGGCGATGAAGCTCCCCGGCGTCTTCCTGCTGGATCGCGAGATGGACGCCGACCACAACCGCTGCGTCATCACCATCGTGGGCGACCGCGACGCCATCGCCGAGGCCGCTATCCGCGGCGTGGGCAAGGCCGCGGCGCTCATCGATCTGACCAGGCACCAGGGGGCGCATCCGCGCCTGGGCGCCGCCGATGTGGTGCCGTTCATCCCCATCGAGGGCGTGACCATCGACGACTGTGTGACCATCGCCCGCAAGGTCGGCGAGGAGATCTGGAAGCGCTACCAGATCCCCGTCTATTTTTACGAAGCCGCCGCCACCACCCCGGAGCGCACCAACCTGGAGAACATCCGCCGTGGCCAGTTCGAGGGCATCCGCGACGAGATCGCCACCAACCCTGCGCGCAAGCCCGACGTCGGCGAGCCGCGCGTCCATCCCACCGCCGGCGCCACCGTGGTCGGCGCCCGCAAGTTCCTCATCGCCTACAACATCTACCTGAATACCCCCGACGTAGAGATCGCCAAGAAGGTGGCCAAGGCCATCCGCTTCTCGACCGGCGGCCTGCGCTACGTCAAGGCCGCGGGATTCCCGGTGCGCGGCCTGGCCCAGGTCTCGATGAACCTCACCGACTTCGAGCAGACGCCGGTGGCCCGCGTCTTCGAGTTCGTGAAACGGGAAGCGGCCCGCTACGGCGTGATGCCGCTCTCCAGCGAGATCGTCGGGCTCATCCCCAAGAAAGCCCTGGAGCAGGCCGCCGAGTGGTTCCTTCAGGTGGAGAATTTCGATTCCTCGCTGATCCTGGAGAACCGCCTCGCCGCCATCATGGGCGGAAAGATGGCGGTCGGAGGACTGCGCGGGGGCGTGGAACCGTTCGTGGAACAGCTGGCGGCGCCGACGGCGACCCCCGGAGGCGGCAGCGCCTCCGCCGCGGCCGGCGCCATGGCCGCCGGCCTGGCCCACATGGTGGCCGCCATGTCCCGCGGCAAGAAGAACTACCTGCAGTATGACCGCGAGCTGGGCGAAGCCATCGCCCGCCTTTCACAGCTCCGCGAGGAGTTGAAAGCAGCCATTGACGCCGACGCCGCCTCCTACGATTCCGTGGTCAAGGCCTACAAGGCGGCCAAGGAGTCTCCCAACGGCGATTCCGCCATCAACGCCGCCTTGCGCCAGGCGACCAACGTTCCCCTGAGTGTTGCCGAGCGGAGCGCGGAGGTCGGCCGCATCACCGGCTCGCTGAAGGCCATCACCAACCCCAAGATGGCTTCCGACCTGACCGTGGCCGCCGCACTTTCCCGCGCCGCCGTCGAAGGCGCCTTGGCGAATGTGGACATCAACCTCGAGTCTCTGACCGATCACGAGTTTGTTTCCGAGACCCGCCGGAAGACCGCGGCCCTGAAACCTGCATGA